In Methanofastidiosum sp., the following are encoded in one genomic region:
- a CDS encoding DUF1297 domain-containing protein, which produces MIDQEDIKNILSSYDLDNITIGVLGGHSALDISSGVKKYGFDTVAVCQKGREQTYSKYYKFRDGRGCIDEVVVLESFKDITNKDVQKELREMNTIFIHNRYFWVYFDFERIENDFFVPIYGTRGLVKLEERDVPKNQYYLLEKAGIRFPKIFSSPDKIDRLVIVKVSEAIRGYERAFFFASSPKEYEQKSKELIDKGMITKEALKKAVIEEYILGAQTNFNFFYSNTNEELELMGTDTRRQTNLDGILRLPANEQLEVLKYVKPKMIETGHITCTTKESILEKAFDIGEKFVSVTKKEYPPGIIGPFALQGAVASYEGKEEIVIFDVSMRIPGSPGTKFTPHTGYLYGREISYGERIGMELREALEKGSIYNILS; this is translated from the coding sequence ATGATAGATCAGGAGGATATAAAGAATATCCTGAGCAGCTATGATCTCGATAATATAACTATAGGTGTATTGGGAGGACATTCTGCCCTTGATATTTCAAGCGGTGTAAAAAAATACGGATTCGACACAGTTGCAGTTTGTCAAAAAGGTAGAGAACAGACATATTCAAAGTATTACAAATTTAGGGATGGCCGAGGCTGTATTGATGAAGTTGTTGTCCTAGAATCATTCAAAGATATTACAAATAAAGATGTTCAAAAAGAGCTTAGAGAAATGAACACTATTTTCATACACAACAGGTATTTCTGGGTTTACTTCGATTTTGAACGAATAGAAAATGATTTCTTCGTTCCTATATATGGAACAAGAGGGCTTGTAAAGCTTGAAGAAAGAGATGTACCAAAAAATCAGTATTATCTATTAGAAAAAGCAGGAATCAGATTCCCAAAGATATTCTCATCTCCTGATAAAATTGATAGACTTGTAATTGTAAAGGTCTCAGAGGCTATAAGAGGGTATGAAAGGGCCTTTTTCTTTGCATCCTCTCCCAAGGAATATGAACAGAAAAGCAAGGAATTAATAGATAAAGGGATGATAACAAAAGAAGCATTAAAAAAGGCCGTAATTGAAGAGTATATCTTGGGCGCTCAAACTAATTTCAATTTCTTCTACTCAAATACTAACGAAGAGTTAGAACTTATGGGTACAGACACCAGAAGACAAACTAATCTAGACGGTATTTTAAGACTCCCTGCAAATGAGCAACTTGAAGTCTTAAAATACGTTAAACCCAAAATGATTGAAACAGGCCATATAACTTGCACTACAAAAGAAAGCATCTTAGAAAAGGCTTTTGATATTGGAGAGAAATTTGTAAGTGTTACAAAGAAGGAATATCCGCCTGGAATAATAGGACCTTTTGCACTCCAAGGGGCAGTGGCATCATATGAAGGAAAGGAAGAAATAGTCATATTTGATGTTTCTATGAGAATCCCTGGAAGCCCTGGAACAAAATTCACTCCACACACAGGATACCTCTATGGCAGAGAAATTAGTTATGGAGAACGAATAGGGATGGAGCTAAGAGAAGCTCTAGAAAAAGGATCTATTTATAATATCCTGTCCTAG
- a CDS encoding flavodoxin family protein, which yields MKILGVCGSPREGNSLFLLKKALETCKELGVETELVHVGKMKVAPCKACGGCKDTGICIQKDDMTPLYDKIKGADGIILASPVYLGGVSAQMKAFMDRTRALRGKFELRNKVGAGISVGGFRNGGQETTLQQIFNFFLIHNSIVVADEATSHYGGVGFGYNIGDSDKDEYGIKTSQNTAKNMIKVLKLIKGEAKEEIKTW from the coding sequence ATGAAAATACTAGGAGTTTGTGGATCCCCTAGAGAGGGTAATTCTTTATTTCTATTGAAGAAAGCACTTGAAACATGTAAAGAGCTTGGAGTTGAAACAGAACTTGTACATGTTGGAAAAATGAAAGTAGCCCCTTGTAAAGCATGTGGAGGATGTAAGGATACTGGAATTTGCATTCAGAAAGACGATATGACACCTTTGTACGATAAGATAAAAGGTGCTGACGGAATTATACTTGCCTCGCCGGTATACTTGGGCGGAGTGTCTGCACAGATGAAGGCTTTTATGGACAGGACCAGAGCACTTAGGGGAAAATTTGAACTTCGAAATAAGGTTGGCGCTGGAATTTCTGTAGGAGGATTTAGAAACGGAGGGCAGGAAACTACCCTACAACAGATTTTCAATTTCTTCTTGATACATAATTCAATCGTTGTTGCAGATGAGGCGACATCGCACTATGGCGGTGTTGGATTTGGTTATAATATTGGAGACTCTGATAAAGATGAATATGGCATAAAGACCTCTCAGAATACAGCAAAGAACATGATAAAGGTACTAAAGCTCATTAAAGGAGAAGCTAAAGAGGAAATAAAAACTTGGTAA
- a CDS encoding thioredoxin family protein — MEEIDEIRQKKMNELKEKFSGEKKRVLVEVLALSGCSHCPAAAEMAYRVASQYDNVDVAIVNIATPEGNSKAIKLGVMSVPAIAINGKLAFVGTPQADMIMHNAIKKAM; from the coding sequence ATGGAAGAAATCGATGAGATAAGACAGAAGAAGATGAATGAACTAAAAGAAAAATTTTCAGGTGAAAAGAAAAGAGTACTAGTTGAAGTCCTAGCTTTATCTGGATGCTCTCATTGCCCAGCAGCGGCTGAAATGGCTTATAGAGTTGCATCGCAATATGATAATGTTGATGTAGCCATAGTTAATATTGCAACTCCTGAAGGAAATTCAAAAGCAATAAAACTTGGCGTTATGAGTGTACCAGCAATTGCCATAAATGGCAAACTCGCCTTCGTTGGAACACCACAAGCAGATATGATAATGCATAATGCCATAAAAAAGGCTATGTAG
- a CDS encoding hydrogenase maturation protease, translating to MKKIIVLGIGNPYLKDDRIGPKIVEDLEKYFSEHGSIIFEIFYSSGIELLDSILDYNCAIFVDSIISDNIGKITYLTLEDILSIPETSSPHSTNFSTMVKLGMKVSPERMPNEILFCAIGIKDPFTFSDEFTSNLEESYISILEEIKDKIKDLAT from the coding sequence ATGAAAAAAATAATAGTCCTTGGCATTGGAAATCCCTATCTCAAAGATGATAGAATAGGGCCAAAAATTGTTGAGGATTTAGAAAAATATTTCAGTGAACATGGGAGTATAATCTTTGAAATTTTCTATTCTTCAGGTATTGAACTACTGGATTCTATTTTAGATTATAATTGTGCGATATTTGTCGATTCAATTATCTCGGATAATATTGGAAAAATTACTTATCTTACATTAGAAGATATCCTATCAATACCGGAAACATCTTCACCTCACTCAACAAACTTTTCGACTATGGTGAAACTTGGAATGAAGGTCTCTCCGGAAAGAATGCCAAATGAAATACTTTTTTGTGCAATAGGGATAAAGGACCCATTCACATTTTCAGATGAGTTCACATCTAATCTTGAAGAGTCGTATATAAGTATATTAGAAGAGATAAAAGATAAAATAAAAGATTTAGCTACATAG
- a CDS encoding hydrogenase iron-sulfur subunit, translating to MNKFEPNIIGFVCNWCTYAGADLAGSSRYSYPPNIKMIRLMCSGRVDPAFILETFARGADGVFVGGCHIPTDCHYQQGNFKALKRITLLKKLIADMGIEPERLEIFWISASEGKKFSEVMTAFTEKIRELGPNPIRV from the coding sequence ATGAATAAATTTGAGCCCAATATTATAGGTTTTGTCTGTAATTGGTGTACATATGCAGGCGCCGATTTAGCAGGCTCTTCAAGATACAGCTATCCCCCAAACATCAAAATGATAAGACTAATGTGTTCGGGAAGGGTAGACCCTGCTTTTATTCTTGAAACATTTGCTAGGGGTGCTGATGGAGTGTTTGTCGGAGGATGCCATATACCAACTGATTGTCACTATCAGCAAGGGAACTTTAAGGCTTTAAAAAGAATCACATTGTTAAAAAAACTAATTGCAGATATGGGAATTGAACCTGAAAGATTAGAGATATTCTGGATTTCTGCCTCAGAAGGAAAGAAATTCTCCGAAGTTATGACTGCATTCACTGAAAAAATAAGAGAATTAGGGCCAAATCCAATAAGAGTTTGA
- a CDS encoding CoB--CoM heterodisulfide reductase subunit B, with amino-acid sequence MPATDYALYTGCIIPLRYPDIENSIRETMPLLGVNVYDMVGAGCCPPGGAFWSVEEISGLAQSARNISIAESMNKDLMAVCNGCFCYLKNSNILLKSDKEKREKVNMILSKIGRKYQGTIYVYHLVEILHDHIGPERIKEATKIKLDGAKAAVHYGCHLLRPSDHLMAENPEKPHKLDALVEALGMESVYYPKKLSCCGAGGGMRGNNPDVTLKILEKKLLNIKYSDPDCIVTACPFCFLQFDLGQKGLRDKGEDFCIPVFYYNQLLGLSMGLPKKRIASISETPRDGFIKKFYGVD; translated from the coding sequence TTGCCTGCGACTGATTATGCATTATACACTGGATGCATTATTCCATTAAGATATCCCGATATCGAAAATTCAATAAGAGAAACAATGCCACTTCTGGGGGTCAATGTCTATGATATGGTTGGGGCAGGATGCTGCCCTCCTGGTGGTGCGTTCTGGTCAGTTGAAGAAATTTCAGGACTTGCGCAGAGTGCTAGGAATATATCGATAGCCGAATCAATGAATAAAGATTTAATGGCAGTCTGCAATGGGTGTTTTTGTTATCTTAAGAATAGCAATATTCTTTTGAAGAGTGATAAAGAAAAAAGAGAAAAAGTAAATATGATACTCAGTAAAATAGGAAGAAAGTATCAGGGTACAATTTATGTATATCATTTAGTTGAAATACTTCACGACCATATTGGTCCTGAAAGAATTAAGGAGGCTACGAAGATAAAATTAGATGGTGCCAAGGCTGCTGTACATTATGGTTGTCATCTATTGAGACCTTCAGACCATCTAATGGCTGAAAATCCTGAAAAGCCTCACAAACTTGATGCCTTAGTTGAAGCACTAGGTATGGAAAGTGTATACTACCCGAAGAAACTATCTTGTTGTGGTGCAGGAGGGGGGATGAGAGGAAATAATCCCGATGTTACTTTGAAGATTTTAGAAAAAAAACTTCTGAACATTAAATATTCAGACCCAGACTGTATTGTTACAGCATGTCCTTTCTGCTTCCTTCAGTTTGATTTAGGTCAGAAAGGTTTAAGAGATAAGGGTGAAGATTTCTGCATACCTGTTTTTTACTATAATCAACTTCTCGGGCTTTCAATGGGCCTTCCAAAAAAGAGGATTGCTTCCATTTCTGAAACTCCAAGAGATGGATTCATAAAAAAATTTTATGGTGTTGACTGA
- a CDS encoding 4Fe-4S dicluster domain-containing protein: MKIVLNNTNKELVNKVIEYGGKRVYECFQCGMCASGCPVASDTDHKIKRTMHQVLLGLDDQILDKKAIWLCTTCFMCLERCPQNAGPTEVVLALRRISAEKGIVPEAQVEVANNIYHLGHAVTVQKGVKLREKVDAPPLKTAGSNKKYIIEIQKIVDSTNAGSLLKIGKDWKSKGDDVIACD, from the coding sequence ATGAAAATTGTTCTTAACAACACTAACAAAGAGCTAGTAAATAAAGTCATTGAATATGGTGGTAAAAGAGTTTACGAATGCTTTCAATGCGGGATGTGCGCTTCAGGATGTCCTGTTGCAAGCGATACTGATCATAAAATTAAAAGAACTATGCATCAGGTTCTTTTAGGCCTTGACGATCAAATATTGGATAAAAAGGCAATATGGCTGTGCACTACTTGCTTTATGTGCTTGGAAAGGTGTCCTCAAAATGCCGGACCGACAGAAGTTGTACTTGCGCTAAGAAGGATTTCTGCAGAAAAAGGTATTGTTCCAGAAGCTCAAGTTGAAGTTGCCAATAATATTTATCATCTTGGGCATGCAGTTACAGTTCAAAAGGGCGTAAAGCTTAGAGAAAAAGTTGATGCGCCACCACTAAAGACCGCAGGTTCAAACAAGAAATATATAATTGAAATCCAAAAAATAGTTGATTCCACTAATGCTGGTTCATTACTAAAGATAGGAAAGGATTGGAAGTCAAAAGGAGATGATGTGATTGCCTGCGACTGA
- a CDS encoding CoB--CoM heterodisulfide reductase iron-sulfur subunit A family protein, which produces MAKSQSKKKKEDINFPKIGVYVCHCGTNIAGSVNIDEVVNYSKTIDNVSVVREHIYLCSEQGQNIIKEDIKKEGVNRVVAACCSPRTHEEIFRKTLESANLNKYLYEQVNIRDQCSWPHIKDKENATKKAKQLVKSGVYRASVLESLEDRKLSVLKSALIIGGGISGINAALDLARSGYNVYIVERDPSIGGKMAQLDKTFPTNDCSACILAPMMVEVSNTPNIEVLTYSEIEDVSGHIGKYHIVVKKKQTSVDWEKCNGCGECNIVCPIKVDNEFNCNMDKRKAIYIQFQQAIPMKAVIDKDKCIKCKLCEKRCQVGAIDISKNEDEFVEFDVGSIIVTTGYDLFDPNRKAEYEYDHPNVITSLELERMMCASGPTKGEILRPSDGRKPHTISFIQCVGSRDEKTNDYCSRICCTYSIKHARLLKEKYPDIDIFIHYIDLRCFGKGYEEYYRMAREKGVKFIRGRISQVDSIGDRLEVSGDDDTLGEQISVVADLVILAVAMESSQDAKRIANLLNISTDKTGFFKEVHPKLKPVGTDSDGIFIAGACQGPKEIPDAVSQGKAAASAASSLMARGEIEIEPLFAQIIDDLCAKCRTCESLCTYKAIKYTEEDKMEVDIALCKGCGVCSAACPSGAIKANHFTSKQVRMQILALTEGMK; this is translated from the coding sequence ATGGCAAAATCCCAGTCAAAGAAAAAAAAAGAAGATATTAATTTTCCTAAGATTGGCGTTTATGTGTGCCATTGTGGCACTAATATAGCTGGTAGCGTGAACATAGATGAAGTTGTTAACTATTCTAAAACAATAGATAATGTGTCTGTTGTGCGAGAACATATCTACCTCTGCTCTGAACAAGGACAGAACATTATAAAGGAGGATATAAAAAAAGAAGGAGTTAACAGGGTCGTTGCCGCATGCTGCTCACCCAGAACACATGAAGAGATTTTCAGGAAGACTCTGGAATCGGCTAATTTGAATAAATACCTCTATGAGCAGGTTAATATTAGGGATCAGTGCTCGTGGCCCCATATTAAAGATAAAGAAAATGCAACTAAAAAGGCAAAGCAGCTTGTTAAAAGTGGGGTATATAGGGCCTCTGTATTAGAATCTTTAGAAGATAGAAAACTCTCTGTTTTAAAATCTGCACTGATAATAGGTGGTGGTATATCCGGTATTAATGCCGCACTAGATTTAGCCCGTAGTGGGTATAATGTATACATTGTTGAGAGAGACCCAAGCATCGGGGGTAAAATGGCTCAATTAGACAAAACATTTCCAACAAATGATTGTTCTGCGTGTATTCTTGCGCCAATGATGGTGGAGGTTTCAAACACTCCAAACATTGAGGTTCTTACATATTCTGAAATTGAAGATGTTTCCGGACATATCGGAAAATATCATATTGTTGTTAAGAAAAAACAGACATCGGTAGACTGGGAAAAATGTAACGGTTGTGGTGAATGTAACATAGTGTGCCCCATAAAGGTTGACAACGAATTCAACTGCAACATGGACAAAAGAAAGGCCATCTATATACAATTTCAGCAGGCAATACCAATGAAAGCAGTTATTGACAAAGACAAGTGTATCAAGTGTAAGCTTTGTGAAAAACGATGTCAAGTCGGTGCTATCGATATCTCAAAAAATGAAGATGAATTTGTTGAGTTCGATGTTGGAAGTATTATTGTCACAACTGGTTATGACCTATTTGATCCTAATAGAAAAGCTGAGTATGAATATGACCATCCAAATGTGATAACTTCTCTAGAACTTGAGAGGATGATGTGCGCTTCAGGCCCAACAAAAGGAGAGATTTTGAGACCTTCAGACGGTAGAAAACCACATACAATTTCTTTTATACAATGTGTCGGCTCAAGAGATGAAAAGACAAATGATTATTGCTCTAGAATCTGCTGCACATATTCAATAAAACATGCTAGACTTTTAAAGGAAAAATATCCTGATATAGACATTTTCATCCATTATATTGACTTAAGGTGTTTTGGGAAGGGTTATGAAGAGTATTATAGAATGGCTAGAGAAAAAGGAGTAAAATTCATAAGAGGCCGGATAAGTCAGGTTGACTCGATTGGAGATAGATTGGAGGTCTCAGGCGATGATGACACCCTCGGAGAACAGATAAGTGTTGTTGCAGATCTTGTTATTTTAGCTGTTGCAATGGAATCCTCTCAAGATGCAAAGAGAATTGCCAATTTATTGAATATAAGTACTGATAAAACAGGATTTTTCAAAGAAGTACATCCAAAATTGAAACCCGTCGGTACAGACAGTGATGGGATATTTATTGCTGGTGCATGCCAAGGGCCAAAGGAAATCCCAGATGCAGTAAGCCAAGGAAAAGCGGCGGCTTCTGCTGCTTCATCTCTTATGGCTAGAGGAGAGATAGAAATAGAACCTCTCTTTGCTCAAATAATCGATGATTTATGTGCAAAATGTAGAACTTGCGAGTCACTTTGTACTTACAAGGCAATTAAATATACAGAAGAAGATAAAATGGAAGTGGATATCGCCCTCTGTAAAGGATGTGGAGTCTGTAGTGCAGCATGCCCCTCTGGAGCTATCAAGGCAAATCACTTTACAAGCAAGCAAGTTAGGATGCAAATTTTGGCTCTTACGGAGGGTATGAAATGA
- the purM gene encoding phosphoribosylformylglycinamidine cyclo-ligase: MTTPKDYKSSGVDIKVEERSIGILVSVIKETLKFRKGKIGAAIGGIGSFSGFIEFGEYALSLATDGVGSKVLVAQKLNKYDTVGIDVIAMNVNDVICNGAAPIAFVDYIALEKTSEYILGEIAKGLLEGARQSDMPIVGGETATLPDIIKGDGEGFDLAGTCLGVVEKNKIISGKDIVPGDVIIGIASSGVHSNGLTLARKALGEEDYPELLIPTRIYVKQVLDLIENVKVKGMAHITGGGLLNLKRLKKGMVFELELPEPPMIFKKIMDTGIEIEEMYRTFNMGTGFMIVVSKEDKDKTLEILNNYYHSYLIGKVIEGDNIKVYVKGLNKSFIL; encoded by the coding sequence TTGACAACTCCCAAAGATTATAAATCATCGGGTGTGGATATAAAAGTTGAAGAAAGATCTATTGGTATTCTAGTTTCAGTTATCAAAGAAACTCTTAAATTTAGAAAAGGAAAGATTGGTGCAGCTATTGGGGGTATAGGAAGTTTCTCAGGATTCATTGAATTTGGAGAGTATGCGTTATCACTGGCTACTGATGGTGTTGGGTCAAAAGTTCTTGTTGCGCAAAAATTGAATAAATATGATACGGTGGGAATTGACGTAATTGCGATGAATGTTAATGATGTCATATGTAACGGTGCGGCGCCAATTGCTTTTGTGGATTATATTGCATTGGAGAAAACTTCAGAGTATATTTTGGGCGAAATTGCAAAAGGACTTCTTGAAGGCGCAAGGCAATCAGATATGCCGATAGTTGGTGGTGAAACTGCAACTCTGCCAGATATAATAAAGGGTGATGGAGAAGGGTTTGATCTTGCTGGAACTTGCCTTGGTGTAGTTGAAAAAAACAAAATAATTTCTGGGAAAGATATTGTCCCGGGGGATGTAATTATTGGTATTGCCTCATCAGGGGTTCATTCAAATGGACTGACTCTTGCAAGAAAAGCTTTAGGTGAAGAAGATTATCCTGAACTTTTAATCCCAACTAGAATATATGTTAAACAGGTCTTAGATCTAATTGAAAATGTCAAGGTTAAAGGAATGGCGCATATAACGGGAGGCGGCCTTCTAAATCTTAAAAGATTGAAAAAAGGTATGGTGTTCGAGCTTGAGTTGCCTGAACCACCAATGATATTCAAGAAAATAATGGATACTGGAATAGAGATTGAAGAGATGTACAGAACCTTTAATATGGGAACTGGGTTTATGATAGTTGTTTCAAAAGAAGATAAAGATAAAACCCTAGAAATATTAAATAATTACTACCATTCATATTTAATAGGAAAAGTAATCGAGGGGGATAATATAAAAGTATATGTTAAAGGTTTGAATAAGTCTTTTATTTTATGA
- the purE gene encoding 5-(carboxyamino)imidazole ribonucleotide mutase, protein MILIIAGSKSDEQIVNKVKKVFDENNVEYEIQYASAHREPERVAELAKRDYDIFITIAGLAAALPGVVASHTKKPVIGVPVSSKLGGLDALLSIVQMPKGVPVACVGIDNGENAAYLAMRILGVK, encoded by the coding sequence ATGATTCTAATTATAGCCGGCTCAAAAAGTGATGAACAGATTGTTAATAAAGTAAAGAAAGTTTTTGATGAAAATAATGTTGAATATGAAATTCAATATGCCTCAGCTCACAGAGAACCCGAAAGAGTGGCAGAACTTGCTAAAAGAGATTATGATATTTTCATTACTATAGCTGGACTTGCCGCTGCACTTCCAGGCGTTGTTGCGTCTCACACAAAAAAACCTGTTATAGGTGTACCTGTTTCTTCTAAATTGGGTGGCCTTGATGCACTGCTCTCGATAGTCCAGATGCCAAAAGGTGTTCCAGTTGCATGTGTGGGAATTGATAATGGCGAAAATGCAGCATACCTTGCGATGAGGATTCTAGGAGTGAAATAA
- a CDS encoding DNA-directed RNA polymerase, with protein MYDDRRGGYDRPPREMHKATCAACGQETEVPFKPDGTRPVYCRECYQKKNPRRY; from the coding sequence ATGTATGACGATAGAAGAGGGGGATACGATAGACCTCCTCGTGAAATGCACAAAGCAACATGTGCAGCTTGTGGGCAGGAAACTGAAGTTCCTTTCAAGCCAGATGGAACAAGACCTGTTTACTGCAGGGAATGTTACCAGAAGAAAAACCCAAGAAGGTATTAA